Genomic window (Zingiber officinale cultivar Zhangliang chromosome 2B, Zo_v1.1, whole genome shotgun sequence):
ATTGAGCCCGTGGCAGCTGCTAAAATTAATTCGCGAAtggaagatgaaaattaattcgCGAATGGAACATCGTCATCATCAACTCCAGCAACTCCAGCAAACAACACAGGAAGATGAAAATGGTGAGGACGGTGGTCCTAAGAACACCCTTTGCACCATCACAGTCACTCCACTGTGCATTCTTAAATGAAACAGTTGAAGATAACAACACTATTCTCATGTATGATAGCAAGACATGCCACCAAACACATTCAAATTTTCTCGCACATATCCTCGATTTCTATCTTTATTTGTATATCCTCTCACATATATAAATTTATCTGAGAAATAGTAACAAAGATTATTATTGCTAATATTAATACATCAACAAAGTACTTAATTTGATATCAGGTGATGTTCTCGACATGGTGATTGATAAGGAAGACAATTTGAAAATGCTAAATCTAGATTGCAAGTGTTGCTTCCATTTTCAACACTTGCAAAGTTAGAAACCTGGTgatgttaatatatatatatatatatgttttgcaAAATCATATTTTCTTATTCTTCAGGGCTAAAACTCACCTGGCCTAAGCAAGTCTTCGAATCAATGTGTGACAATAAAAATAGAGTTTTTTATATTCTAATgtgtaaaaaattatatatttttagctCTATGAAGTTAAAAATCACAGGCAATCCtaacagttttttttttcaaattttttctctaagctaattttaaaattatatatatctgTGTGTGTTTCGACGAAAAAATGGCAAAATGATAAAATTGTATGATGGGTAAATTAGAAGGGgcaaaatacaaaatacaaaatacaaaattATGTTATATTCCCTTAGGCAAAGTAAAATTATATTATCGTTTTGTTgacttcaatttttttaattaaatttagaggGGGGGAAATCatcgaatttttttttatcaatttaactCACAGATTTACATTCCCGAATTAATTATGCGCGCATGAACATGAACATGAACATGAACACGAACGGAATAAGCGGGTTGCCCAGCGCCGTCCCCGGTCAGGTTACCGCACTGGCGGAAGGTTCTCCGTTGCCTTGGTCGGTGGTCACCGTGGCGGAGGAGTTGGCGGAGGGAGGTTTAGAAATGGGGATGGCGAGGACGGTGGGGGCGTCGTCTCCTGGCATGATGACGAGGAAACGCTCCTCGAGGACGGCGGGCCCACCGGCGCGCTTCTGGTGGTCGGTGGAGGGGCCTTCTGCGCCGTCGTCGGCGTCGCTGGAGTCGAGATAGCTGGAGTCGAGGTAGCTGGAGAGCTTCCAGTAGGAGCAGGCGAGGATGAGGAGCGCGAGGGCGATGAGCCCGAGCATGGCGGCGAGCCCGCCGAAGAGATACGGCACCGGCGAGTGCCACGCCGACTGGGATCCGCCGCCGGCAGTAGCGGCGGAGGAGGATGGAGGAGAGGAGAGAAGCGAGGCGCCGTCACCGTCGGCGGTGAAACCTGCGGGGGCCCGCATGCTGTCGTGCGTGCGAGAGGGCAGCCAGCGGGTGAGAGAGAACGAGAGGAGTGGTTAGTATTTATAAAAGCCTATAGAGGTGCTAATGGGTTTGGTAATATGCGGAGTTAGGGATGATAATGTACTCTTATGGCAAAAGGTAATGCGTATACCTCATATTCATTCCAAGGCATTTGTAAGAGAAATAAAACAACATATGATAAAAATATCATACCCTCATAAGTCTATTTGCCATTGAATGAGAGTGATTTGGGTAATGACCTAACATCATTAAATGTTATGGTTAAAACAAATGTTAATGAAGACACTTTATTGTGAAGACTTCAATTTacttatttattggataaatatgAAGACTTGGAGTCAAGTTTTTGATATTATAATTAATAGCCCTTTTGTAGACTTGGAAAAACAAAGAGGAAAAGTTTGGAACAATAAGAGCTTAATTATGCATTAAAAAGTGATTCACTTTGTATTAAAATTAACCTTCATACCAAGCAAGGAATTCGATTCAAGTAACCTTTGGGCCACTTGTCCTCCATGCTAAGCAATGCTTGTATAGGAGCTGAGAGTTTCGCAATGTTTAGTTTGTCTTACGACAATATTGTATTGTAAGTTTGTTAATGCTCCATCTAAATGGTATCGTATTTTAGATAAAAGTAGATCGATTTTTAGATTATTGGATCGTGtctaatatcatatcatcaatagCTACCTGCGACATGGATGATGGCCGATCTACATCAACCGGCATGGACCCAATTGTCTGATCCCACCACTTTAATGGTTGCCTGCCACCCAGGTTGAGGGACCTAGTTTCAAATGCCAACCCTAAGCAAAGAGACAACAGGGAACAATAAATGGGAAGAAAAAACGAAGAATGAATAAAGACCACAATTTTT
Coding sequences:
- the LOC122047666 gene encoding protein GLUTAMINE DUMPER 3-like, with translation MRAPAGFTADGDGASLLSSPPSSSAATAGGGSQSAWHSPVPYLFGGLAAMLGLIALALLILACSYWKLSSYLDSSYLDSSDADDGAEGPSTDHQKRAGGPAVLEERFLVIMPGDDAPTVLAIPISKPPSANSSATVTTDQGNGEPSASAVT